TACGAACGGCCGGGGTCGCGAAGCGGACTGATGCATGGGTCCTGTCGGATCGGGACGCCGTCCGCGTCCTGGTCTGCCTGTCGAACGACCGGCCGCGATTCCGGGACGTCGTCGAAGGGACGGGGCTCGATAAGGCCGCATGCCTTCGCCTGCTGAAGCGTCTCCGTCGCGACCAGGTCGTCGGTCGTCGCCAAGTGGGGCGGCATGGGGTCTATGCCCTGACTCGCCGGGGACGCTCCCTCTGGGAGGCCGTCTACCGCACGCTGCTGATCGCCGAAGCCGCCCAGGGGATCGACGTCCAGGTCGAAGCCGCGAGCGTCCCTGAGCCCTCCCAGGCCGTCCAGGGAGAAGTTGCCGAGATTCCCGACGTCCCAATCTCGCGCGTCGTCGACTTCGCCCGCCTCATCAAGGGCGAGCGGTTCGTTTGCGCCCTGGTCGCGATCAGCGCCGGCCCGATGTCACCGCGCCAGATCTCGACTGCGATCGACGTTAAGACCTCGATCCTGTCGTCCTATCTCAGGACGCTCAGGCTCACAGGCTTGATCGACGGAAAAGCGACGGACAATCCGCCCATCTACTCGATCACCCCGAAGGGCCGGAAGCTGGCGTCCGCCCTGATCGAGTGTGCGGCGGGATGATTGGGAGTTCAGCCCATTCTAAATCCCAATCCGCGGACGAGGCGTCGACTTTAACTCAGAGTCGATCAGCGGCCGGGTCAATCGACTACGCAAGATCCGGCCGCCTTTCGACATTTGTACCAATCGACCGAATCCGCGAATCGGTAGTCAATCGAGACGCATCGTCGATCGACACGTTAACAACAGTCGGCGACGCCAGACCGCGATCCCTGCTAAGCATGGAATCACACCCATCGCCAGCGAGGATGGTTCGGGCACAACCTGTTGGGTGAGAATCGTGAAGGTGACGGAGTCATCCAGATCACCCGGCATAGTTGTCGGATCGAACACAAACCCGTAGAGAA
The nucleotide sequence above comes from Paludisphaera rhizosphaerae. Encoded proteins:
- a CDS encoding winged helix-turn-helix transcriptional regulator, which gives rise to RTAGVAKRTDAWVLSDRDAVRVLVCLSNDRPRFRDVVEGTGLDKAACLRLLKRLRRDQVVGRRQVGRHGVYALTRRGRSLWEAVYRTLLIAEAAQGIDVQVEAASVPEPSQAVQGEVAEIPDVPISRVVDFARLIKGERFVCALVAISAGPMSPRQISTAIDVKTSILSSYLRTLRLTGLIDGKATDNPPIYSITPKGRKLASALIECAAG